The following are encoded together in the Macrobrachium nipponense isolate FS-2020 chromosome 14, ASM1510439v2, whole genome shotgun sequence genome:
- the LOC135226307 gene encoding uncharacterized protein LOC135226307, whose product MGSVASLPGSPPARLASCPVASPPVGLHARSPPRPVASRPVAPPPGRSPARRILPGRLPARSPPCPLPPARRLPCPVPPRPVPPPVPFLPGCLPAGCLPARSPPCPVASLPGRLPARSPPCLPPCPSPPAGCLPPGCPPRPVCLPAPSLPALVCLPAVASPPPGGLPSVPCPVPPCGRLPARSPPCPVASLPGRLPARSPPCPVASLPGRLPASRSPCPAQCSPPSCLPARRPPCPVPSLLSLPASAFLPGRLPAHLALRPRGPGGGSSSPSLPRCLPASSSPGRPPAGGPCPWRLNLVTSPGEAPPLAARPSHLPAGGSHT is encoded by the coding sequence ATGGGCTCGGTTGCCTCCCTGCCCGGGTCGCCTCCTGCCCGGTTGGCCTCCTGCCCGGTTGCCTCCCCGCCGGTCGGCCTCCACGCCCGGTCGCCTCCCCGCCCGGTTGCATCCCGCCCAGTCGCTCCCCCGCCCGGTCGCTCCCCTGCCCGTCGCATCCTGCCCGGTCGCCTCCCTGCCCGGTCGCCTCCCTGCCCGTTGCCTCCCGCCCGTCGCCTTCCCTGCCCGGTGCCTCCCCGCCCAGTGCCTCCTCCCGTGCCCTTCCTGCCCGGTTGCCTCCCTGCCGGTTGCCTCCCTGCCCGGTCGCCTCCCTGCCCGGTTGCCTCCCTGCCCGGTCGCCTCCCTGCCCGGTCGCCTCCCTGCCTGCCTCCCTGCCCGTCGCCTCCCGCCGGTTGCCTCCCGCCCGGTTGCCCTCCCCGCCCGGTTTGCCTCCCCGCACCGTCGCTCCCCGCCCTGGTTTGCCTCCCCGCCGTCGCCTCCCCGCCCCCGGGGGGCCTCCCCTCCGTCCCCTGCCCGGTGCCTCCCTGCGGTCGCCTCCCTGCCCGGTCGCCTCCCTGCCCGGTCGCCTCCCTGCCCGGTCGCCTCCCTGCCCGGTCGCCTCCCTGCCCGGTTGCCTCCCTGCCTGGTCGCCTTCCTGCCTCCCGGTCGCCTTGCCCTGCCCAGTGCTCCCCGCCCAGTTGCCTCCCTGCCCGTCGCCCTCCCTGCCCGGTCCCCTCCCTGCTCAGCCTCCCGGCGTCTGCCTTCCTGCCCGGTCGCCTCCCTGCCCATTTGGCCCTTCGCCCCCGGGGCCCCGGGGGGGGGTCGAGTTCGCCCTCCCTGCCCCGTTGCCTCCCCGCCAGTTCCTCGCCCGGTCGCCCTCCCGCGGGGGGCCCCTGCCCATGGAGGCTGAACCTGGTCACCTCCCCGGGGGAGGCCCCACCCCTGGCAGCCCGTCCTAGTCACCTCCCCGCTGGGGGGTCCCACACCTAG